Part of the Anopheles coluzzii chromosome 3, AcolN3, whole genome shotgun sequence genome is shown below.
TTAAACACACTTACGATACTTATCGAGGAAGCAAGAGCATATGATCGGTATGGCAAGTAGGTTTCGTATTacttttttgcttcctcctccacttccttccctccccataatcatacaaaacaaagcacaaaggAGTATTTTATCACCGTGTTCCGTAGCAGTTCGCGTAGAACATTCGCGTACCACACAACATAATTAACTAGCGTTCGAGAATTAGTTAGTGCTTTAGCCTAGTTTCTAAGACGGTTTAGTTGCTTCAAATACTATAAATTCGACCCGTCAGATCGGGGCCGCTATCGCGAACGATTGGGTAGTAATGGTAATCTCTcgagtgttgttttgtttgcgagTCTTTCCTATAAGTACAACGGGGTTGGTAGTAACACGCAGCGTAACGTAACGTAAcaagtgcgcgcgcgcgttacGATCTTACTTAAAGGCTACGATTTAGGATCGATTGTACCTTGCGGGTTTGAGTGGTTAGCTTGTCCGTAACAGTAGTAGAATAGTAGTGGTTGAACCGGGCTTTGACCGTTGGTGCTCCGTGTGCTCTGACTGCGTTACAGTAcagtggaatggaatggaactAAAATACTGTACCGAAGGAACCATGACGCTCTcagtatctctctctctctctctctggaaCGTGATCGTGCGCTGATCAGCAGGTACACCCTAGCTCTCTACCGCGGGTCTCGGGCACCCCAGGTCAGGTGACCTGTAAAGGTTCGTCCCCGTCCTCGTTGTTGTTCGTCTCCATCTTGATGTCCGGCTGGATGTCCTGCTGGGGGCTTCCGATGCTGCCGCCTGCCGGAGAAACAGGCTCTTCGTCTGACGGTGTCGAGCTGCGGGAGGAGTGCGTATCGTTGTGTCCAtcgttgtgctgctgctgggtttGTGATCGTCTGCCGTACGGGCTGTCACCTCCGGCGTTAGATTGGGAGGAGGgagattgctgctgctgctgctgctggtgctgcaaTCGTAGCGGGATCGGCAACTGTGTCACCTTGCCCATGAACGATCGGATCTCCTCGAAGTACGAATCTTCCGGAATACCGCGACTATTCCGCCGTGCTGCCCGTAGTCGCTCGTCTAGCCCAAGCCCCAGTCCGGCCGCATCCGCCTCGTGCTTCTTCAGATGTCGATCGAGGTTCGTCTGCTGCCCGAAGCAACGCTCACACAGCGCACACTTGAACGGACGCTCCTTGTTGTGGATGTTCCGGACGTGCCGCTGCAGGTTGCTGGAGATGCTGAACGATCGCTCACAGTACCGACACTTGTACGGCTGTTCGCCCGTGTGGGTACGCAGATGACGCGTCAGGTTAGCCGACCGCGGGAACACCTTGCCACAGAACTTGCACGCGTACCGATCCTTGTTCTTGCCGTGGGGCGCCGGAGTACCGCCAGCACCCGCCGGCAGATTGTGGTTAATGATGttggcgttgttgttgttcaggACATTGCCTCCGCCGCCACCTCCTCCACTGTTGGATGCGTTGTGACGGAGCTGCGACAAGCTGACGGCGAGTGCTTCTCGCTCCTTTAGCCGCTGCAGATCGTAGGAGGCGGACGAGCGCGGCGGCAGAAAGGAACCACGGTACGGCAGTGGAAGTCCAGCCTTGGCGATCGCTTCCAGCATGAGCGGATTAAGCCCGGGCGGTCCAGAAAACAGCGCACCGGGGCTGTGATTAGCGAGGCTCGATATTCGGAACTCATCCTTAATGTTGATGTGATTGTTGTTGGTGTACTTcgagctgttgttgttgttgttgttgtggtggttgGTAGGACTCGGGCTCTTGTCACCGTCGGACGGCTGCttgctgtggttgttgttcAGATTGTTGTtggagttgttgttgttatcgtTAAAGTATATCACATTGCTGCCGGCCTTGCTGTCGGTCGAGCTGGCTCGCGGCGGGTCAGTTTCGTCGTCCGAGGAGGTGGAGGTTGAtgtgccaccaccaccaccaccggtaccaccaccaacagaAGACTTCTTGCGCTCCACCCGAAGATCGAGCGGTTGTTCGGTGAGGctctggtgctgttgctgctgctggtgcagcagaTTCGACGAGGACGAACGGTTGACGAGCGAGAGATCGAACGGGGCCGGGAGGGTGGATCCGAGACCGAGCAGCGGATAGACCGCGCCTTGCTTTGGACTGGGCAGCATCTTGCGCGGTGAGTGATCCTTCTCGCGCATCTTGCGCCTCACTGCATGCGCACAGATCACGGTTGCGGCCGTTGTTGTCGCTTTTGTGTCACCGCGTGGCAGAGAGAAAGATGGATGGagtgggggtgggggggggggggtggggaaaCGTCTTTGCGTAGTTGTTCAGCTACTTAAAGAGCCTGAAACGAgacaggagaaaaaaaaacacaacaatagAGTATACAGaacaaaagggaaagaaatgtCTTTTCGCGTGCGACTACCGTCGGGATCTTAATTGAGTCATTCATTTCCGCGTGTCGGCGCGAAGAACCTCACAGTTTGAGGACATAGGAGAGAAGGTAGAGAGTGCCCGTTAAGACCCCTAGAAAGATGTACCTCGCAATAACAATGATTTCTATTGAGAGAGCTGCAAGACAATCGCTTAAAAAGCCCTGGGACGAACCGGGGCGCGGTGAAACAAATGAAGTACGTCCACACGGAACCACAAAGTGACCATCGCCTGGCGACCCGTGATTGCGACCCAGTTTGAACGAGATCCGCAACGGCCATTCGCACCATTCAGACCATTCCACCAGGGGCACTGTCAGCTCGCCCAACTGTCTCCGAGCAAATATTGAACTTGCTATCATCTTTTGATATTGTCTAGTGGCCGTGCCGAGTCACCAATCACCCGGCAGGCCGGTGACTGTCACTACAGCGACCACTTGGAATGTTAATCAAAAGAGACCGCGCTTCGCACCTTCGCCAGCGCCCAGCGGACGGCATTAGACGGAGAGAGCGATGGCGGCAACGAAGAGGACCACgtcgacgatgatgatgcagtCCGTTGCAATCCATTGCCGGACCGGACCTTGGAAAGCGGACAAAACGGAAATGGCACCCAAAGACAAAGCGTTGCAGGCGATACCGCAAAAGCCACCGCAGCGCAACCAGGAGGGTCATTGCATTGGGCCTTCTTTGCTGCAGTGCGAATTTTGTGCCATTCGCTTGCCTGCCTGCTCCAGATTTCCTTTTATGAGCAACCCATTATTTGTTCGGCCGCGCATCTGAATGGGCGCCTCGAAGTGTGGCGCACGACCCCGTAGAATGGCACGTGGGCTGCCTGACTGCTGGCTACTTTCAGTGCGTCCCTCGTGCTGCTGCGCAACATCTTCCAATCGGGACAGTTTGGAGCAAAACGCCGTTTGATCGCGTGTTGCCGGTCGTGTTTGTCGACCACTTCGgttggcgcgcgcgcgcacgccgaGAAGGCATTGAGTGTTGTTTGGCGAGCGTGCTCTGGCCAACTTTCTTTGGATCTCCCTTCCACACCCCCTCCTAATCTTATCGGAGAATAGTTCCGCAAAAACCCCCCGGAGAAGCAACTCAAGAGATCATTCTTTGCTGGTACACATTGGTCTATTCGAAATTCGTCACggaactgtgtgtgtttgttttcgggCGTCTCTCTGTTTGCGCCTTTAGTCTTGCACGGAGGAAAAGCTTTGGATCGTCTAGGTTAGGGAGCATGAATGTATGGTTCCGTTTCATCGTGTCTTGCAAAGGGAAGGTTAGAAAGACACAGGTCGAATGAATCCGTCGTGGTCAATCGCGCACGAGCCGTTGGAggttggaaattgaaaagcAACGCAGCAATCTCCCGAAACGTCATGCGAAAATGGGAATCGTGATACGCGATCATTATCGTTTGCGGTGCTATTGGAGTTTGTTGGAACCCTCCATCAAAAAACCCGGGTGACTAATACAAGAGAGGGTTTAGCAGAAAGGGGCAGAGAGGTCTCCAGGGAGAAATGATTTGTACCGATTGTAGAAAGATTGTGTGGATAATGATGTTCAAATTGCTTCACGGCTTCTTGGTTTGGTGGTTTGGAATGGTACCGAAGCCATCCCAGGTTTGCCGTTGGAGTGGGAATAGGTCTTTACCAGCTTATGATGTAGATTTCTTCATCGTGCGACGATAAAGAGTATTGGATGTAAACGATACAATTTAAGGAACGAAACATATTGGATCGTATTCTGGACAATAATCATCAACATGATCTTTGTCTTTTGCGATTGAGATCACGCAAATCTGTAAAGCTATATATCATTGCAATTGTATTGAAAGCTGCTATCAGCTACAGATCAATGCTTGAAGATACTTCAgcttaaaaacaaacatcttTAACTCCACTTCAACTCCACTGATATTAATATTGTCATCTCTCTGCACAAACACAAGACGGCAAAAAACAATATCAAATTGCTCTATCTCGTATTGGACTCGTTTCGTGATTGCGCAACCACCGTTACGGTAATGGTTGGAATCGTTAGGTTCGTTAGGTCCCGGGCCATATCCAGAACTGCAACtcctagcagcagcagcagcccttTAATAGGCTTAATAAATACGAGAAGCGTGTTAGAGCTCCTCCCGTCGTACCTTTACCAGCAGGGTTAGGGAACGCTGCGCACTAAACGAATGTATAGAAATTGATAtaaatttgatttgaaaataataaataacgtCCACGGAAGGCGCCCCCGAGACCCCCTTTCTTCCTGCTCCACACAAACATGCCAAACAGTCAGCGACTGTGTATGCTGATCGAAACAATGCCACAAACTCGCAGCTCGAAATGcataataaagaaaacaaaccctAACAAACcccagcaaacaaacaagaggGTTGCGAAGGCGCAACTGGAGCAGAGGAAATAAACTTTACACTGCAAATCCGTACTTATTACTGTTCCCGCAGTGCCGCCGGCCCGTTCGTTGCATCGCATCCTTTGATTCGGCGGTGGAAGGGATGAGAGGGAGTTAATCGCGAGCACGAGCCATTGTAggtcccgtttttttttctttctttgccaAACGCCACGATCTGGCTGGCCAAATGCAAACGTTCGATGAAGACGACGGCGCAACGACGACAACACGGAATCGGAGCGTTTGAGCGTTTGAGGAGTCGATCGAAAGCACGTGCGAGCAGTCGCAGTTGCGGACGAAACCCGAGACTGGGTCGTTTTCCATTacgaataaatataaataatcattACGAGTCATGCGCGCGAAGTGATCGAGACGGCGGATGATCTACCTACGACGGAGTTGGTGACTATTGGAACGAAGTCGATTGTGTCTGGATAAGTAAAGCTTAGGGAGATTAGAGACATTGTAGGATGAAGTAAGAACTTCTTGTGTTGAGTTTGGAGTTCAAATCTCAAACAAAATTGAactttttgaacattttgtaCTAAAACTAGGATCTCAAAAGATCTTCCGTATTCTTGTCTAATCTCAATCAAATTTCCAATCTAAAGCAAAGATCGCAGAGCCCAAGGCAAACTAAATGTGCAGGCATCAGGTAAGAACCTAATGATTGATTACCCGGTGCGACTGTGTCGAAACCTTCCATTTATGCGTCAAACTTCTGGGGCATTCAAATCGCTCTCTCAaacgcaaaccaaaaaaaagcgtcCATTCCACGTGATTGAGCT
Proteins encoded:
- the LOC120956655 gene encoding protein glass-like gives rise to the protein MREKDHSPRKMLPSPKQGAVYPLLGLGSTLPAPFDLSLVNRSSSSNLLHQQQQQHQSLTEQPLDLRVERKKSSVGGGTGGGGGGTSTSTSSDDETDPPRASSTDSKAGSNVIYFNDNNNNSNNNLNNNHSKQPSDGDKSPSPTNHHNNNNNNSSKYTNNNHINIKDEFRISSLANHSPGALFSGPPGLNPLMLEAIAKAGLPLPYRGSFLPPRSSASYDLQRLKEREALAVSLSQLRHNASNSGGGGGGGNVLNNNNANIINHNLPAGAGGTPAPHGKNKDRYACKFCGKVFPRSANLTRHLRTHTGEQPYKCRYCERSFSISSNLQRHVRNIHNKERPFKCALCERCFGQQTNLDRHLKKHEADAAGLGLGLDERLRAARRNSRGIPEDSYFEEIRSFMGKVTQLPIPLRLQHQQQQQQQSPSSQSNAGGDSPYGRRSQTQQQHNDGHNDTHSSRSSTPSDEEPVSPAGGSIGSPQQDIQPDIKMETNNNEDGDEPLQVT